From the Bdellovibrio reynosensis genome, one window contains:
- a CDS encoding tetratricopeptide repeat protein — MNTENVNKNEKNWLVKSSTRILGPFTLSEVTELLKSKQVSIIDEVRQPEGRWSYIRENQLFMEVVRNIRDEQDSHSEQTMTQSIAHHTMTKTDVLPVSDEMTLTPTPAPHRMDITPPPVRETFKDITPSADKSYNPGAATVSKSYGTADDSRLRAQLQQKSSLIRWGMIAGAVAIVGFVAFSLTQKDKKKNIGYSEMISQAVRYKNLGLYERSLQTYMKAAKLKEPDEEAQIQMAPVLISEDRQSLLGRRILERALVQEGRSRTEVVEAYLGIAVSYIMDGDLKQAEDTLQKAIGHEPFNLSALLNLAIIQLKKGNYTEASREFDAIYKKNPNSSLALYGRALATVEQAKQTPDENNLQSLIRDIKSHNQKNGYLRQELSLFVIYAHNLLGDVDGVNQAVVQFLNQVPGLARNYIHPLNVEWRFTQWDYLEKYCAEIYQKQIPHPELKALRAICLMEVNRDGEASKLLQEAVAEAPKDPYVLSTQASYLAKSGRLPEALVILKMPELSVLSVKNLLMGDICINTQDLNCARAAYNQAFKQDPKSATALFGLAWVMMRSQDRAAAYDYVRAGLQSEPTFLPLLELRDQLESE; from the coding sequence ATGAATACAGAAAATGTGAACAAAAACGAAAAAAATTGGCTCGTAAAATCCTCAACAAGGATCCTGGGGCCGTTCACATTGTCTGAAGTTACAGAGCTTTTAAAATCCAAGCAGGTTTCCATCATTGATGAAGTCCGACAGCCTGAAGGCCGTTGGAGTTATATCCGCGAAAATCAGTTGTTCATGGAAGTCGTTCGCAATATTCGCGATGAACAGGACTCTCATTCAGAGCAGACCATGACTCAGTCGATTGCTCATCACACGATGACTAAAACGGATGTGTTGCCTGTTTCTGATGAAATGACTTTGACGCCGACACCAGCTCCACACCGTATGGATATTACTCCGCCGCCGGTGCGTGAAACTTTTAAAGATATCACTCCTTCCGCAGATAAGTCTTATAATCCCGGTGCCGCGACGGTTTCAAAAAGTTATGGCACTGCGGATGATTCAAGATTGCGTGCCCAGCTTCAGCAAAAATCAAGTCTGATTCGTTGGGGAATGATTGCCGGTGCTGTGGCTATTGTGGGTTTTGTCGCCTTTTCACTGACGCAAAAAGATAAAAAGAAAAATATCGGCTACAGCGAAATGATCAGTCAGGCTGTGCGCTATAAAAACTTAGGTCTTTACGAGCGTTCATTGCAGACCTATATGAAAGCTGCAAAATTAAAAGAGCCTGATGAAGAAGCGCAAATTCAAATGGCGCCAGTTCTTATTTCTGAAGACCGTCAAAGTTTGTTAGGCCGTCGCATTCTTGAAAGAGCCTTAGTCCAAGAAGGTCGCAGCCGCACTGAAGTCGTTGAAGCTTATTTGGGTATAGCAGTTTCTTATATTATGGACGGGGATTTAAAGCAGGCTGAAGATACTTTGCAAAAAGCCATCGGCCATGAACCGTTTAATTTATCTGCTCTTTTAAATCTTGCGATCATTCAGCTTAAAAAAGGAAACTACACCGAAGCTTCACGAGAGTTTGATGCCATCTACAAAAAGAATCCAAATTCATCATTGGCATTATACGGGCGTGCTCTTGCAACGGTAGAGCAAGCAAAACAAACGCCGGATGAAAACAATTTGCAGTCCTTGATTCGCGATATTAAATCCCACAACCAAAAAAATGGTTACCTTCGTCAAGAATTAAGCCTTTTTGTTATTTACGCCCACAACCTTCTTGGCGATGTGGATGGCGTAAACCAAGCTGTGGTTCAGTTTTTAAATCAAGTTCCTGGATTGGCAAGAAACTATATTCATCCTTTGAATGTCGAATGGCGTTTTACACAGTGGGATTATTTAGAAAAATACTGTGCCGAGATCTATCAAAAACAGATTCCGCATCCTGAGTTAAAAGCCTTAAGGGCTATTTGTTTGATGGAAGTAAACCGCGATGGTGAAGCTTCAAAGCTTTTACAAGAGGCGGTTGCGGAAGCTCCAAAAGATCCGTATGTGCTTTCGACTCAAGCAAGTTACTTAGCTAAAAGCGGACGCTTGCCAGAAGCTTTAGTGATTTTAAAGATGCCAGAGCTTTCCGTGTTATCGGTGAAAAACCTTTTAATGGGTGATATCTGTATTAACACCCAAGACTTGAATTGCGCACGAGCGGCTTACAATCAAGCTTTCAAACAAGATCCAAAAAGTGCGACAGCACTGTTTGGTTTAGCATGGGTGATGATGCGCAGTCAGGATCGCGCGGCCGCCTATGATTATGTCAGAGCTGGATTGCAATCAGAACCCACGTTCCTTCCACTGTTAGAACTGCGGGATCAGTTGGAGTCAGAGTGA
- a CDS encoding 3'-5' exoribonuclease YhaM family protein: protein MERQNIQALQDKENVDSLFLVKEKHVAVGKNGRPFMGLQLGDATGSIDARLWDRVDELSREFDVGDVIRVKGLVQLFQNRKQLIVHRLEKVDSSTVNFEEYIPKASKNVEDMYVELLQMVRTMKNDHLRQLTLDTLEDPEIRPMVLKAPAAKTIHHAWLGGLLEHILSICKIMDFMGTHYPFLNRDLLLFGGIFHDIGKLWELSYDNGISYTDRGRLIGHMQIACELIDKKSSRILGFNEELRDICKHIILSHHGKLEYGSPKRPKFLEAMVVAMIDDFDSKVATLKTVIDSERGSGEKWSRYNDLFDRYFLLEDLNEKY, encoded by the coding sequence ATGGAACGTCAAAACATTCAGGCCCTTCAAGATAAAGAAAATGTTGATTCCCTTTTCTTAGTAAAAGAAAAGCACGTAGCAGTTGGAAAAAACGGCCGGCCTTTTATGGGTTTGCAGTTAGGTGATGCGACAGGCTCTATTGACGCAAGATTATGGGACCGAGTCGATGAACTTTCCCGTGAATTTGATGTGGGTGATGTGATTCGTGTGAAGGGGCTGGTTCAGCTTTTTCAAAATCGCAAACAGTTGATCGTACACCGTTTAGAAAAAGTCGATTCCAGCACCGTGAACTTTGAAGAGTACATTCCTAAAGCCTCTAAGAACGTCGAAGACATGTACGTTGAATTGTTGCAGATGGTTCGCACCATGAAGAACGATCATTTACGCCAGCTAACTTTAGATACACTTGAGGACCCCGAAATAAGACCGATGGTTTTAAAAGCTCCAGCGGCTAAAACCATTCACCATGCGTGGCTGGGTGGTTTGCTAGAGCATATCTTGTCTATTTGCAAAATCATGGACTTCATGGGGACTCATTACCCGTTCTTAAATCGCGATCTTTTGCTTTTCGGTGGAATCTTCCATGACATTGGTAAGCTGTGGGAGCTTTCTTACGATAACGGAATTTCTTACACGGACCGCGGTCGATTGATCGGGCACATGCAAATTGCCTGTGAATTGATTGATAAGAAATCATCTCGCATACTAGGATTTAACGAAGAACTGCGTGACATCTGTAAGCATATTATTTTAAGTCATCATGGCAAGTTGGAGTACGGCTCTCCAAAGCGTCCAAAATTTTTGGAAGCGATGGTGGTCGCGATGATTGATGACTTCGATAGCAAAGTAGCCACACTTAAAACAGTGATTGATAGCGAAAGAGGATCCGGTGAAAAATGGTCCCGCTATAATGACCTCTTTGATCGTTACTTTTTGCTCGAAGATTTAAACGAGAAATATTAA
- the epsC gene encoding serine O-acetyltransferase EpsC — MINKVLELLKTYKNYDPAAKSLWEIGLLYPGPKAILFHRIANGLYKAHMFFLARLVAEISRLLTGIEIHPGATIGKRLVIDHGMGSVIGETAVIGDDCIIFHGVTLGGVKFDPVKRHPTVGNKVMIGTGAKVLGPITIGDRALIGANAVVMRDVPPGTTMVGPIATER, encoded by the coding sequence ATGATCAACAAAGTCCTAGAACTTTTAAAGACCTACAAAAACTACGACCCCGCAGCGAAATCATTGTGGGAAATCGGCTTATTATATCCAGGTCCCAAAGCCATTCTTTTTCACCGCATCGCTAACGGACTTTATAAAGCACATATGTTTTTCTTAGCGCGCTTGGTAGCAGAAATCTCTCGCTTGTTAACGGGGATTGAAATCCACCCTGGCGCAACTATTGGCAAACGCTTGGTGATCGACCACGGCATGGGCTCCGTCATCGGTGAAACCGCAGTGATCGGCGACGATTGCATCATCTTTCACGGAGTTACTTTAGGCGGAGTTAAATTCGACCCAGTAAAACGCCATCCCACAGTAGGCAACAAAGTCATGATCGGCACAGGAGCTAAAGTCCTAGGTCCCATCACCATCGGTGATCGTGCCTTGATCGGCGCCAACGCCGTCGTCATGAGAGACGTCCCCCCAGGAACCACAATGGTAGGCCCCATCGCGACGGAGCGGTGA
- the rpsD gene encoding 30S ribosomal protein S4: MNREGKTPRFKRQRRLLTELPGMGKAGALERRPYPPGQHGLQRRKYSEFALQLEEKQKLRFHYGLHEEQFRRMIAKAKKSKATNWVEALVNLLEKRLDNVVFRLGFAPSIPAARQMISHGKVLVNGKKVNIGSQIIKVGEKITLKPEAYTNQVYLQAKQTPRLPLPTFMVKEEAAGAEMGRLTDEPNLEAVPFAFEPGLVIGYYSMRG, encoded by the coding sequence ATGAATAGAGAAGGCAAAACGCCAAGATTTAAAAGACAGCGCAGACTTTTGACGGAACTTCCTGGAATGGGCAAAGCGGGAGCTTTAGAGCGCCGTCCATATCCTCCAGGTCAACACGGTTTACAACGTCGCAAATACTCTGAGTTCGCGTTGCAACTAGAAGAAAAACAAAAACTTCGTTTCCACTACGGTCTGCACGAAGAACAATTCCGCCGCATGATCGCTAAAGCAAAAAAATCAAAAGCTACCAATTGGGTAGAAGCTTTGGTGAACCTTCTTGAAAAGCGTTTGGACAACGTTGTTTTCCGTCTTGGTTTTGCACCAAGCATTCCAGCAGCTAGACAAATGATTTCCCACGGGAAAGTTCTAGTGAACGGTAAAAAAGTAAACATCGGTTCGCAAATCATTAAAGTTGGCGAAAAGATCACTTTGAAACCAGAAGCTTACACGAACCAAGTTTACCTTCAGGCAAAACAAACTCCACGCTTGCCACTTCCAACTTTCATGGTGAAAGAAGAAGCTGCTGGCGCTGAAATGGGTCGTTTGACTGATGAACCAAATCTTGAAGCCGTACCATTTGCCTTCGAACCAGGCTTGGTCATCGGTTACTACTCAATGAGAGGCTAG